The DNA window CGGCCTCGAGCATCCCATATGCATGGACAGGCCGGTGGATCGCACCAAGTTTTTCCAGGAGCGGCCGCGCGAGTCTACTCAGCAGCATCTCGATATCGAGCGTTCCCACCAACCGCAAGAGCGTCGGTCCGGGCGCGTAGGCAGCCTTTCGCTCCAACGCGACGAACCCTCGCGCGCTTAAAACGGCCACCATACGACAGGCTGTCGAAACTGGCAGTTCTGTTCTGGCGGCTGCCGTCTCTACATCCCGTTCACCACCGTGGAGGAGGCTCTCCAATAAAAGCAGGCCCATTTCGAGGCTATGCGCCGCGGACCGTCATTTTCTCACGATGTAAAAAAATCGTCGACCACACATTGCCCGGGCTGCCTGAATCAATTAATGTTCGGAAATTAGGTCAATCGTACTAATGGAGATCTGACCGTGCATGCTGAAATCCTTGCTGAGCGTCTTAGGCAGGCTTACCTCAAAGGCGGCGTACCGCCTCTGCGCGATGGCCTCGCGCCGAACGACGCCGCGGCGGCCTATGCCGTGCAGGCCCTGAACACCCAAATCTGGATATCGGAAGGTCGCCGGGTCGTCGGCCGGAAAATCGGATTAACGTCCCGCTCGGTGCAGGCACAGTTAGGCGTCGATCAGCCCGACTATGGCACCCTGTTTGCCGACATGCTGATCGAGGACGGCGGAGTCCTTCTCGCCTCTCGCGTCTTGCAGCCCAAGGCGGAGGCTGAGGTGGCGCTCGTGCTGCGCGACAGCATCGACGACCGTCGCGCCACGCCGGAGGCGGTTCGCGCTGCTACGGATTACATCGTTGCCGCGATCGAGATCGTCGACAGCCGTATTGCCGACTGGAAGATCACTTTCGCCGATACCGTCGCCGACAATGGTTCATCCGCTTTCTTCGTGCTGGGGCGCGAGCGGCGGCGTCTGGCGGGCCTCGATCTACGGAGTTGCACCATGCGATTGGAGGTAAACGGACAAACCGCTTCCGAGGGCGTCGGCGCTGCTTGCATGGGCGACCCGTTGATTGCCGCCGCCTGGCTTGCCCGGACCTTCGCTGAGGCCGGCGAGCCGCTGCAGGCGGGCGACATCATTTTGAGCGGGGCACTGGGACCCATGGTGCCCCTTACACCCGGCGACGGAGTAAAGGCAGTAATAGACGGCCTTGGCGAAGTGGCCTTCTCATTCAGGAACGATCGGCAATGAGCGGAAAAGTGCGAGTCGCCATCATAGGCTCAGGCAATATTGCAACGGACCTGATGTTCAAGGTGATGCGCCTGTCCGAGCATCTCGAGGTAGCCGCAATGGTTGGCGTCGATCCAGCATCGGACGGACTCGCCCGGGCAAAACGGCTAGGGGTCGCTACGAGTGCGCAAGGCATAGACGGCCTGATGGCACTACCCGATTTCAAAGAGGTCGAGATCGTGTTCGACGCTACCTCGGCGAGCGCGCACGCTCGTCACGACGAGGTATTGCGGAAAGCGGGCAGGCGGGTCGTCGACTTGACGCCGGCGGCGCTGGGTCCGTACGTGATTCCACCGGTCAACGGTGACGCCCATCTCGACGCGCCGAACGTCAACATGGTCACGTGCGGTGGTCAGGCGACAATCCCGATCGTCTGGGCCGTAAACCGGATCGCGCCGGTGATCTACGGCGAAATCGTGGCGTCGATTGCATCCAAATCGGCGGGTCCGGGGACGCGGGCAAATATCGACGAGTTCACGGAGACGACCTCCAAAGCGATTGAAGTGGTCGGGGGCGCACGTCGCGGCAAGGCAGTGATCATACTCAATCCCGCGGAGCCGCCGCTGATCATGCGCGACACTGTTTATTGTCTTTGCCAGGACAGTGACCAGACGGCGATCGAAGCATCCGTTAAAGAGATGGTAGCAGCCGTCCAGGACTATGTGCCGGGCTATCGGCTGAAGCAGCGTGTGCAGTTCGAGCGCTACGGCCACAACAACCTTTTGCAGATACCCGAGATGGGGGAAGCCTTCGCAGGCCTTAAGGTTACCGTCTTCCTAGAAGTGGAGGGGGCGGCACATTACCTGCCCGCCTACGCCGGCAATCTCGACATCATGACCTCGGCGGCCCTCAGAACCGCCGAACGCATTGCCATCCGAAAGAGGGCCGCGGCATGACCAATCCGACGCGAAAGCTGTATATCCAGGACGTGACCTTGCGCGATGGCATGCACGCGATCCGTCACCGATACACGCTCGATCATGTGCGCCGCATCGCGGCTGCCTTGGATGCGGCGAAGGTGGACGCTATCGAGGTTGCGCATGGGGATGGCCTTTCCGGATCATCCTTCAACTACGGATTCGGCGCT is part of the Aliidongia dinghuensis genome and encodes:
- a CDS encoding acetaldehyde dehydrogenase (acetylating) encodes the protein MSGKVRVAIIGSGNIATDLMFKVMRLSEHLEVAAMVGVDPASDGLARAKRLGVATSAQGIDGLMALPDFKEVEIVFDATSASAHARHDEVLRKAGRRVVDLTPAALGPYVIPPVNGDAHLDAPNVNMVTCGGQATIPIVWAVNRIAPVIYGEIVASIASKSAGPGTRANIDEFTETTSKAIEVVGGARRGKAVIILNPAEPPLIMRDTVYCLCQDSDQTAIEASVKEMVAAVQDYVPGYRLKQRVQFERYGHNNLLQIPEMGEAFAGLKVTVFLEVEGAAHYLPAYAGNLDIMTSAALRTAERIAIRKRAAA
- a CDS encoding 2-keto-4-pentenoate hydratase — encoded protein: MHAEILAERLRQAYLKGGVPPLRDGLAPNDAAAAYAVQALNTQIWISEGRRVVGRKIGLTSRSVQAQLGVDQPDYGTLFADMLIEDGGVLLASRVLQPKAEAEVALVLRDSIDDRRATPEAVRAATDYIVAAIEIVDSRIADWKITFADTVADNGSSAFFVLGRERRRLAGLDLRSCTMRLEVNGQTASEGVGAACMGDPLIAAAWLARTFAEAGEPLQAGDIILSGALGPMVPLTPGDGVKAVIDGLGEVAFSFRNDRQ
- the tnpB gene encoding IS66 family insertion sequence element accessory protein TnpB (TnpB, as the term is used for proteins encoded by IS66 family insertion elements, is considered an accessory protein, since TnpC, encoded by a neighboring gene, is a DDE family transposase.) yields the protein MGLLLLESLLHGGERDVETAAARTELPVSTACRMVAVLSARGFVALERKAAYAPGPTLLRLVGTLDIEMLLSRLARPLLEKLGAIHRPVHAYGMLEADMVTYLVQVKQVLGRDPHAGDLFVFRGAKADLIKIVWHDGIGMSLYAKRLEKGCFVQPSPADGVVAISAAQLAYVLDYAS